From the genome of Rutidosis leptorrhynchoides isolate AG116_Rl617_1_P2 unplaced genomic scaffold, CSIRO_AGI_Rlap_v1 contig449, whole genome shotgun sequence, one region includes:
- the LOC139883776 gene encoding uncharacterized protein, which yields MASSFDRWEKDPFFSAAEEVQESADRMQSTYRTWIHAQKDSSAAWNLEELRRDLHTALGTTQWQLEEFERAVQSSYGNSSTDDARDRHHDFIVAINDQISKIHDSLQEYALSDGNTAPSWVRLDEQECNDFALFLSGSSALEASSAKSYGHRRAASASADISAWNIAIAGDAYPQNSSNGHFVLPPRKVPSVSGFLNSMGSVSKLKWSKNGFRKWKVTDSHQEDDTALLEPAQLERGVHACYERSKSCLDDDCYHKQLYGWSGAIQRQLQRSQYQMQYSRPAQLAFSTILLLCLIGELAPLLVILFMTGLPFVSLCMGPKFIRVTYRIDLPLLNLSNSLFSGFVPLK from the exons ATGGCGTCGAGTTTCGATCGGTGGGAGAAGGATCCCTTCTTCTCCGCCGCCGAGGAAGTCCAGGAATCGGCCGACAG GATGCAATCGACGTATCGAACGTGGATCCATGCGCAAAAGGACTCCTCGGCTGCGTGGAATCTGGAGGAACTCCGGCGGGACCTCCATACCGCTTTGGGCACTACCCAGTGGCAG TTGGAGGAGTTTGAACGAGCAGTGCAGTCGAGTTATGGCAATAGTTCGACTGACGATGCAAGGGACAGGCACCATGATTTCATTGTTGCCATCAATGACCAGATTTCGAAGATTCATGACTCGTTGCAGGAATATGCCCTTTCGGATGGCAATACAGCGCCGTCTTGGGTGCGTTTGGATGAGCAAGAGTGCAATGACTTTGCGTTGTTTCTTTCTGGATCATCGGCACTTGAAGCGTCAAGCGCC AAGTCATATGGGCATAGAAGAGCAGCCAGTGCAAGCGCTGACATCAGTGCTTGGAATATTGCTATAGCTGGAGATGCTTACCCACAGAATTCCTCCAATGGGCATTTCGTGTTACCTCCACGCAAGGTACCAAGTGTTTCAGGGTTCCTAAATTCGATGGGCTCTGTCTCCAAGTTGAAGTGGTCTAAAAATGGCTTTAGGAAGTGGAAAGTGACGGATTCTCACCAAGAAGACGATACTGCATTGCTGGAACCGGCTCAGCTAGAGAGA GGGGTACATGCATGCTATGAACGGAGTAAGAGTTGCCTGGATGATGATTGTTATCACAAGCAACTTTATGGATGGTCTGGAGCTATCCAAAGGCAGCTCCAGAGGTCTCAGTATCAGATGCAATACAGCCGACCTGCTCAATTGGCCTTTTCAACTATTCTACTTCTCTGCTTGATTGGTGAGTTGGCTCCACTTTTGGTGATACTTTTTATGACTGGACTTCCGTTTGTGTCTTTATGTATGGGTCCGAAATTTATTAGGGTCACTTATAGAATAGATTTGCCATTGCTGAATTTGTCCAACAGTTTATTTAGTGGCTTTGTTCCCTTGAAATGA
- the LOC139883779 gene encoding protein arginine N-methyltransferase 2-like, translating to MEEAEQLCEAARNGDIGRLKSLIAAGADVSHFDADGLTPLMHAARSGRADAVAALLEAGAPWNALSPSGLSAGDFAMESGHQEAYELLLNAGIQAELILGTIARKSKASDSHGDYLDDRVSFSEDKLMDSSSKAVMMAWEKPLMEAHAKAICSQGGHILNIGFGMGLVDTAIQQYAPATHTIVEAHPDVFKRMLDTGWGEKDNVRIIFGRWQDVLSQLGSYDGIFFDTYGEYYEDMREFHQHLPVFLKPGGIYSFFNGLCGGNAFFHVVYCHLVSLELENLGYSTQLIPLPVKACLGEEVWEGVKQKYWQLDTYYLPVCQTMQDEE from the exons ATGGAAGAGGCGGAGCAGCTGTGCGAGGCGGCGAGGAACGGCGACATCGGGAGGCTCAAGTCCCTGATCGCCGCCGGGGCCGACGTCTCTCACTTCGACGCCGACGGCCTCACCCCGCTGATGCACGCGGCTAGGTCAGGCCGCGCCGACGCGGTGGCGGCGCTCCTCGAGGCCGGCGCGCCCTGGAACGCCCTCTCGCCTTCCGGTCTCTCCGCCGGCGATTTCGCCATGGAGTCCGGTCATCAGGAAGCCTACGAGCTTCTCCTCAACGCCG GAATTCAGGCGGAGCTTATTCTAGGGACAATTGCAAGGAAAAGTAAAGCCAGTGACTCTCATGGGGATTACTTGGATGACAGGGTCAGTTTTAGTGAGGATAAGCTGATGGACTCAAGTAGCAAAGCTGTCATGATGGCTTGGGAAAAGCCATTGATGGAGGCTCATGCCAAAGCCATTTGTTCACAGGGTGGTCACATACTGAACATCGGATTTGGAATGGGTCTTGTCGATACAGCCATTCAGCAATATGCTCCTGCTACACACACTATAGTAGAGGCTCACCCTGATGTTTTCAAACGAATGCTTGACACTGGTTGGGGTGAAAAGGACAATGTAAGGATAATATTTGGTCGTTGGCAAGATGTTCTTTCTCAACTTGGATCTTATGATG GTATATTCTTCGACACATATGGAGAATATTATGAAGATATGAGGGAGTTCCACCAGCATCTTCCTGTTTTTTTGAAACCTGGGGGAATCTACTCATTTTTTAATGGGCTTTGTGGAGGTAATGCCTTCTTCCATGTTGTTTATTGTCATTTAGTTTCTCTGGAATTGGAGAATCTGGGCTACTCCACACAATTGATTCCCCTGCCTGTGAAGGCTTGTCTGGGAGAAGAAGTTTGGGAAGGTGTGAAACAGAAATATTGGCAGCTTGATACATATTACCTCCCAGTTTGTCAAACTATGCAAGATGAGGAATGA
- the LOC139883771 gene encoding subtilisin-like protease SBT1.7, with protein MKLGLLHIAALVLLVLSQYGAAESTKKPAKSTYIIHMDKSNMPTTFAGHLEWYDSSLKSVSDGADMLYTYNSVLHGFSTRLTAKEAELLEKQPGILSVLPEARYELHTTRTPEFLGLEKNEALYPESNLASEVIVAVLDTGAWPELKSYDDAGLSPVPSTWKGTCEVGKTFNSSSCNNKLIGARFFSKGYEAALGPIDESMESRSPRDDDGHGTHTSTTAAGSAVPEANLFGFASGIARGMATQARLAIYKVCWLSGCFGSDIMAAMDKAVEDGVNVISMSIGGGITDYYRDTISMGAFNAMAQGILVSCSAGNSGPSPLSVANIAPWITTVGAGTLDRDFPAYVTLGNGKKYRGVSLYNGKSLSGPVPLVFGGKASSSSSGEVCFTGSLVASKVAGKIVVCDRGGNSRAQKSMVVKNAGGVGMILTNTASYGEELVADAYLLPSAALGQKAGIEIKKYISSDPTPTATIASGGTELDVQPSPVVASFSSRGPNPLNQQILKPDLIAPGVNVLAGWTGAVGPTGLDKDKRQVNFNIISGTSMSCPHVSGLAALLKAAHQDWSPAAIRSALMTTAYTKYKNGETIKDVATGSSSTPFDYGAGHVDPMAALDPGLVYDAAVEDYLRFLCALNYTSAQIKSSTNRDYSCDSSTKYNVEDLNYPSFAVPLESASSVSGGAGASSTVKYTRTLTNVGSPGTYTVSVSSQIPSVKILVEPKSLTFGNMGEKKSYTVTFTAGSMPSGTTSFASLKWSDGKHSVGSPIAISWT; from the coding sequence ATGAAGCTTGGGCTTCTGCATATAGCGGCTCTAGTACTACTAGTTCTCTCCCAATATGGGGCAGCAGAAAGTACAAAAAAACCAGCTAAATCCACCTATATCATCCACATGGACAAGTCCAACATGCCCACGACATTTGCTGGTCATTTAGAATGGTATGATTCTTCGCTGAAATCGGTATCGGATGGAGCAGACATGCTGTACACCTATAACAGTGTGCTCCACGGCTTCTCCACGAGGCTCACGGCCAAGGAAGCGGAGTTACTCGAGAAGCAACCCGGAATTCTATCAGTCCTGCCAGAAGCGAGATATGAACTCCACACCACCCGGACGCCGGAGTTTCTCGGACTGGAAAAGAATGAAGCTCTCTACCCCGAGTCCAACCTGGCAAGTGAGGTGATCGTGGCTGTGCTTGACACTGGCGCGTGGCCTGAGCTGAAAAGCTACGATGACGCAGGACTCAGCCCGGTGCCCAGTACCTGGAAAGGTACCTGCGAGGTAGGGAAGACCTTCAATTCATCGAGCTGCAATAATAAACTCATTGGCGCGAGGTTCTTCTCAAAAGGGTATGAAGCAGCACTTGGACCGATAGATGAATCCATGGAATCGAGATCACCCCGAGATGATGATGGGCATGGGACCCACACCTCTACTACTGCAGCTGGTTCAGCCGTACCCGAGGCCAACCTCTTTGGTTTTGCTTCTGGAATTGCACGGGGGATGGCCACACAAGCCCGTCTGGCAATCTATAAAGTGTGTTGGCTAAGTGGATGCTTTGGATCAGACATTATGGCAGCCATGGACAAGGCCGTCGAAGATGGTGTAAACGTAATATCCATGTCCATTGGGGGAGGAATAACTGACTACTACAGAGACACCATCTCCATGGGAGCTTTCAATGCAATGGCACAGGGAATCCTTGTGTCGTGCTCCGCCGGGAACTCTGGGCCTAGTCCTCTGAGCGTGGCTAACATAGCTCCGTGGATAACCACAGTAGGAGCTGGTACTTTGGACCGTGATTTCCCGGCCTACGTTACTCTTGGAAATGGCAAGAAGTACAGAGGCGTGTCACTTTACAATGGGAAGTCATTATCTGGTCCAGTTCCGCTGGTGTTTGGAGGTAAGGCAAGCAGCTCCTCTAGTGGTGAAGTATGCTTTACTGGTAGTTTAGTTGCGAGCAAAGTTGCAGGGAAAATTGTGGTCTGCGACAGAGGAGGGAACTCAAGGGCACAAAAGAGTATGGTGGTGAAGAATGCGGGCGGGGTGGGAATGATTCTTACCAACACGGCGTCTTATGGTGAAGAGCTAGTTGCTGATGCATATCTCTTGCCGTCAGCAGCTTTAGGACAAAAAGCAGGGATTGAGATAAAGAAGTATATCTCCTCAGATCCGACTCCAACAGCAACCATTGCTTCGGGAGGCACAGAGCTTGATGTCCAACCTTCACCAGTTGTAGCATCATTCAGTTCCCGTGGTCCTAATCCACTCAATCAGCAGATTCTCAAACCAGACCTCATAGCACCGGGTGTGAACGTCCTCGCAGGGTGGACAGGCGCTGTGGGCCCAACTGGTCTGGACAAAGATAAGAGGCAAGTGAATTTCAACATTATCTCAGGCACGTCAATGTCTTGCCCACATGTAAGTGGGTTGGCCGCCCTCCTCAAGGCTGCTCACCAGGATTGGAGCCCTGCGGCCATCAGATCAGCACTCATGACAACAGCCTACACGAAGTACAAAAATGGTGAAACAATTAAAGATGTTGCCACTGGGAGTTCATCAACCCCTTTTGATTATGGAGCTGGACATGTCGATCCAATGGCAGCCCTTGACCCCGGTTTGGTCTATGATGCTGCGGTAGAGGACTATCTCCGCTTCCTCTGTGCTCTAAACTACACCTCAGCCCAGATCAAGAGCTCCACAAACAGAGACTACTCCTGCGACTCAAGCACCAAGTATAATGTGGAAGATCTTAATTACCCGTCATTCGCAGTTCCCTTGGAATCGGCTTCCAGCGTATCAGGTGGGGCTGGTGCTTCAAGCACGGTAAAATACACAAGGACTCTAACAAATGTTGGTAGTCCTGGTACCTACACGGTGTCCGTTTCTTCACAGATCCCATCAGTCAAGATCTTGGTTGAACCCAAATCGCTGACTTTCGGCAACATGGGTGAGAAAAAAAGCTACACAGTCACCTTCACCGCTGGCTCCATGCCATCTGGTACAACCAGCTTTGCTAGTCTCAAATGGTCAGATGGAAAACACAGTGTTGGAAGTCCAATTGCCATCAGCTGGACATAA